Part of the Tidjanibacter massiliensis genome is shown below.
AAGCGAGCATCTACAAAGGAGTGGAGTTCCGCGGGACGAACCTGTGGGTGCTCATCTGCGCCACGTTCATCGCCTCGCTCGGACTGAACGTAAACTCCACGGCGGTCATCATCGGTGCGATGCTGATATCCCCGCTCATGGGCCCGATAATGGGCATCGGACTCTCCATCGGGATAAACGATTTCCAACTGCTGAAAAAATCGCTTCGCAACTTCCTGTGGATGTTTGTAGTGAGCATTATCACCTCGACCGTTTATTTCCTTATATCGCCGTATAGCAGCGCTCAGAGCGAACTGCTGGCGCGAACGAGTCCCACGACCTACGACGTGCTTATCGCCTTTTTCGGCGGCGTCGCGGGTATGCTGGCCCAAACGCGCCGCGACCGTACCGGAACCGTCATATCCGGCGTGGCGATAGCCACCGCACTCATGCCCCCGCTCTGTACCGCGGGATTCGGCATCGCGTCCGGCGAAATCATGTATGTACTTGGTGCCTTCTACCTGTTCATCATCAATACGGTATTCATCGCCCTGGCCTCCTATCTCATGGTGATTTTTCTGAAATATGAGAAAAAGACGGCACTCGACCAGGCGGCCAGCAAGCGGATGAGACGTTATGTCATTCTCTTTTCCGTCATCATTCTCGTGCCGAGTATGATACTTACTGTCAATATCCTGCGTAAAACGCAGTTTGAAGCCAACGTAGACAGGTACGTGACGAACGTCTTCCAGTTCAACAAGACGATGCTCGTTGATTACGACGTCCGCTACCGGTACGAAGGCAGGCAGTCGGCCGTGGAGGTACGCCTCGTCGGCGAACCGCTGTCGCACAACGTAATAGAGAATGCCAGCGCCCAGATGGCCTATTACGGCCTGGAAAACACCGAACTGATAGTCCGGCAGGCGGATGAGAACGAACGCATCGATTTCTCCAAAATACAGCACAGTTATGCGGAAATCATAGACGAGAAGAACCGCACCATCGCCCGGCTGGAAGAGAGGCTCGCATCCGTGCAGCCGGCGGATACCGTTGCCGCCGGAGATATTTCGCGCGAAATGGCGCACGTCGCCGACCATGTGGGACGGGTATCGATGTCGAAACACATATTCTACGACGTACAGGGTGTCCCGACCGACACCGCTCTCGTGGTGACCGTCCGGCCGGACAGCCTCTCGCAGGGAGCAGTGGAGTACGACCGGATAGAGGGATGGCTGCGCACGAGGCTGAAAACCGATAATGTTATCGTTTACATTGAAGAAGGGGAGGAATGACATAACCGCAGGCGCAAGTCGGACGCAAAAGGCCGCTTATTACGCCTTGTACTACCTGCTGAAGGCCGTGGGACTGTTGCCGGCATGGTTTCTCTACTATCCGCTGGCAGGGGTGTGCTACCTGCTCTTGTACTATCTTTTCCGGTACAGACTGCAGGTGACGCGGGACAACTTGCAAAACGCTTTCCCCGAAAAGAGCAGAGAGGAGTTGCGCCGTATCGAACGGCGGTTCTACAGACATTTGGCTGAAGTATTCATTGATACGATAGACCTGACAAGCATTAGCCGCAGGCAGTTGCGTCGCCGAATGATGATAAAGGACGAAGCCGTCCACCGAAAGGAGGTGGAGGGGAAGGACTGGATTGCAGGCATGTCGCACTACGGCTCATGGGAATATTTCATTGCCTATGCCCTTGGCGACGGAGAGGGCCGGGAAACCATCGGAGTGTACAAAACGCTCCATAACCGGGTGATGGACATGCTTTACCGCAGCATCCGGTCGCGAATGGGCATGGAACCCGTCCCCATGTCGGTCATCCTGCGCCATGTAGTCCGCGACCGGCAGCAAGGTATCCGGATGGGGATAGGTCTCATCGCCGACCAGGCGCCTCCGTGGTTCCATCGGGACTACTGGTACGACTTTCTCGGTCAACCGACTTCGTTTTACGATGGGTTGGAAAACATGGCTTTGCGCTTCGGCATGCCGGTCTATTTCGTACACATCGACAAGATACGGCGGGCACACTATACGGCCCGTTTTGAACTCATTTACGACGGGCAGGAGAGGGTAGCGCCGCACGAGATTACGAAGCGGTATGCCGCGAAACTCGAAGCGATGATACGGCAGCGGCCGGAGTTGTGGCTCTGGTCGCACAGACGCTGGAAACATAAGCCCACTCCAGAAGAACTCGAAAAACAAAGGGAGGAGGAATGTCCGAGGTAAAGGTCGTCATACTTAACTGGAACGGCTATGCGCATCTGCGTACCTTCCTGCCGTCGGTACTGCGCGATACGCCGGAAAAGGTGGGGGTTGTCGTGGCCGACAACGGCTCTACGGACGGTTCGGCAGAGATGCTCCGTGCGGAGTTTCCCCGCGTGGAAGTGCTCCTGCTCGACAGGAACTACGGTTATGCGGGCGGTTACAATCGGGCCCTGGCATGCATCGAGGCCGACTACTACATTCTGCTCAACTCGGATGTAGAGACCTCTCCGGGTTGGTGCGAACCGCTGATAGCCGCACTGGATGCCGACCCGCGGCTTGCCGCCGTCCAGCCGAAGCTGCGTGCCTATGGCCGGCGGGAGTATTTCGAATACGCCGGTGCATGCGGCGGATTCATCGATGCGTTCGGCTATCCGTTCTGCCGGGGCAGGATACTGTTTACCACGGAGCGGGACGAGGGGCAATATGATACTTTCCGTTCCTGTTTTTGGGCCTCAGGAGCCTGCATGGCCTGCCGCCGGGAAATGTTTACCCGCGTCGGAGGGTTCGATGAGGAGTTTTTCGCTCATATGGAGGAGATAGACTTGTGTTGGCGGGCACAGCTTGTCGGATACCGGATAGCCGTAGAACCGGCGAGCGTCGTTTATCATTTAGGCGGAGGGACGCTGCCGAATGATTCGCCCCGTAAAATTTACCTGAATTACCGGAATAACCTGTGGATGCTCTACAAAAATCTGCCTGCGGGCAGGTTATGGTTCACCGTTCCGTTGCGCATGGCGATAGACGGAGCGTCGGCTCTCGTATATCTCGCACAGGGACGGACGGATGCGTTCCGGCAAGTGTGGCGGGCACACATGGATTTTTACAGGAACTTGAAAGTGCTGCACACGAAACGCAAAAAGATACAGGGGGAGGCACAAGCCCGTCCCTGCGGTATATACGGTAAATCCATCGTGCTCCGTTACTGCATGGGGCGCAAGGTATTCGGCGACATGATGTGACCGCTCCCGCGTCGCTTCTCCCGGCTCGGTTCCGACCTTATTCTCCTTCCGGCTGCAGGGTCGTCGAAAGCGCGAACAGATAGGGCCTGATATCGGCCGCATACTCTCCCTGGACGGTTACGGCCGGCCGGCCCTCCGCAGAGGTTGCCGTACTGAGGATGTAGCAGTCCGTGCCGTCTTCCGTTACATGGTCGAATATGTGTACGTATTTGGGAAATACGATGCAGGTGAACGTACTCTTCTTTCTTTCGGTAGGGAAACTCGCTACGAACGGTACCGACAGCAAGGTTTTGTCGGTCGTTCCCAGTATGATGCCTACGTTGTTAATCAGCGGGCTGTGCGTATCCATGATAAAACCGCGGCACGCTTGCGAAACGACCTCTCCGTCGCGAAAATAGGATATCCTGACCTCTACGATGTCCGACGGATTGCCGTTGTCCTGTTCCGCCTTCTCATGCGTCTCGGCCAGAAGCGAGTGCAGCCTGCCTTCGGCCGTGTTATCATGGCTGCCGCATCCCCACAGCAAAACGACTGTCGCTGCTATCAAGAAAACTCTTTTCATCCCGTACTTTTCTGTTTTTCGTTTTCAGGCCCGCCGCCTTTTCTGCCGTAATCTTCATCCGTCAGTCGGCATATTCCCAGATGACTTCCCGCATGAACTCCGTAAATCCGGAGAATTCTTTCTCGGTCGCAAGGCGGCCGTGGCTCATGAGCACCAATTCGTGCGGACAGGCATCGGTACCTTTACGGTAGGAAGGGTGGATGTAATTGTACGGATTGCGAACGAATCCGAGCCGTTCGTAAAAATGAAGGCGCCGTACGGCCATTTCCTCCTGCGGAGGTTCGATTTCGAGAATGACGAGTTTGCCGGGATAGAGTTCCAGCAACCGTTCCACGACCCCGGACCCGATGTTTCGTCCGCGCATGGCGGGATTCACCGCCAGGAACTCCACATAGACCATGCCGGCATACAGCCAGTAAAACACGAGAGCCATCACTTCGCCCTCATCGTCCAGCATCACCTTGCTCCGGGCACGACAGTCGGCAAACGCTTGCTCCTGTGCGGTAAGGCTGCGCCGTTCATGCGCCGGAAAACTCTCTTCGTACAGTCGCCATACCTTTTCGCGCACCGCGCCGGAAGTATCCTTGAAATCCACTATCCGCATCTCGTTTCGTCTTTAAGTCTTCCGCAAAGATAGAGAATAATTGCCGTAAAAAAGAGACCCTGCCGGCAGATGTGGCGGCAGGGTCGGGAAGAAGTTGAG
Proteins encoded:
- a CDS encoding DUF389 domain-containing protein: MKEEDKKRKKRVYKTLIGRFFGNVRDRFDLGEDNATQAEVEASIYKGVEFRGTNLWVLICATFIASLGLNVNSTAVIIGAMLISPLMGPIMGIGLSIGINDFQLLKKSLRNFLWMFVVSIITSTVYFLISPYSSAQSELLARTSPTTYDVLIAFFGGVAGMLAQTRRDRTGTVISGVAIATALMPPLCTAGFGIASGEIMYVLGAFYLFIINTVFIALASYLMVIFLKYEKKTALDQAASKRMRRYVILFSVIILVPSMILTVNILRKTQFEANVDRYVTNVFQFNKTMLVDYDVRYRYEGRQSAVEVRLVGEPLSHNVIENASAQMAYYGLENTELIVRQADENERIDFSKIQHSYAEIIDEKNRTIARLEERLASVQPADTVAAGDISREMAHVADHVGRVSMSKHIFYDVQGVPTDTALVVTVRPDSLSQGAVEYDRIEGWLRTRLKTDNVIVYIEEGEE
- a CDS encoding lysophospholipid acyltransferase family protein; this encodes MKKGRNDITAGASRTQKAAYYALYYLLKAVGLLPAWFLYYPLAGVCYLLLYYLFRYRLQVTRDNLQNAFPEKSREELRRIERRFYRHLAEVFIDTIDLTSISRRQLRRRMMIKDEAVHRKEVEGKDWIAGMSHYGSWEYFIAYALGDGEGRETIGVYKTLHNRVMDMLYRSIRSRMGMEPVPMSVILRHVVRDRQQGIRMGIGLIADQAPPWFHRDYWYDFLGQPTSFYDGLENMALRFGMPVYFVHIDKIRRAHYTARFELIYDGQERVAPHEITKRYAAKLEAMIRQRPELWLWSHRRWKHKPTPEELEKQREEECPR
- a CDS encoding glycosyltransferase family 2 protein encodes the protein MSEVKVVILNWNGYAHLRTFLPSVLRDTPEKVGVVVADNGSTDGSAEMLRAEFPRVEVLLLDRNYGYAGGYNRALACIEADYYILLNSDVETSPGWCEPLIAALDADPRLAAVQPKLRAYGRREYFEYAGACGGFIDAFGYPFCRGRILFTTERDEGQYDTFRSCFWASGACMACRREMFTRVGGFDEEFFAHMEEIDLCWRAQLVGYRIAVEPASVVYHLGGGTLPNDSPRKIYLNYRNNLWMLYKNLPAGRLWFTVPLRMAIDGASALVYLAQGRTDAFRQVWRAHMDFYRNLKVLHTKRKKIQGEAQARPCGIYGKSIVLRYCMGRKVFGDMM
- a CDS encoding GNAT family N-acetyltransferase; the protein is MRIVDFKDTSGAVREKVWRLYEESFPAHERRSLTAQEQAFADCRARSKVMLDDEGEVMALVFYWLYAGMVYVEFLAVNPAMRGRNIGSGVVERLLELYPGKLVILEIEPPQEEMAVRRLHFYERLGFVRNPYNYIHPSYRKGTDACPHELVLMSHGRLATEKEFSGFTEFMREVIWEYAD